A window of Juglans regia cultivar Chandler chromosome 7, Walnut 2.0, whole genome shotgun sequence contains these coding sequences:
- the LOC109013079 gene encoding TBC1 domain family member 8B isoform X2, whose product MKATQALNPSVITFDHKRDAYGFAVRPQHVQRYREYANIYKEEEEERSDRWKSFLERQAESAKLPVNGFIEEEDKKTIRAGTLEPEADASSENIVEGDKLDGQKLSSDYSAENGARKEDVPSAKETKTHKVHIWTEIRPSLHAIEDMMSTRIKGKSNVSKDERGSGTGKLLSSTIEETRSSKGACEEDSEDEFYDAERSDPSQDVPPSDTVSAPATGAATNVVPPESLFPCKEELEVLVRGGVPMALRGELWQAFVGVKSRRVKQYYQDLLAPESNSGNYMENYSKQIDSNSEGLTTDSVCVSEKWKGQIEKDLPRTFPGHPALDLDGRNALRRLLTAYARHNPSVGYCQAMNFFAGLLLLLMPEENAFWALMGIIDDYFDGYYSEEMIESQVDQLVFEELVRERFPKLVNHLDYLGVQVAWVTGPWFLSIFMNMLPWESVLRVWDVLLFEGNRVMLFRTALALMELYGPALVTTKDAGDAVTLLQSLAGSTFDSSQLVLTACMGYQNVNETRLQDLRSKHRPAVISTLEERSKGLQVWRDSKALASKLYGFKHDPKSMIIEANKTEQLDDTPTNGNLSRSDSGSTNADEIVISLTGAVEIDSVKDLQEQVVWLKVELCKLLEEKRSAVLRADELETALMEMVKLDNRRQLSARVEQLEQEVSELRRALADKQEQESAMLQVLMRVEQEQRVTEDARRFAEQDAAAQRYAAQVLQEKYEEATASIAEMEKRVVMAESMLEATLQYQSGQLKAQPSPRSPHPDSPTAQSNQESVQDLPARKISLLARPFGLAWRDRNKGKQIDTEEPVDGIKSTDEGESPTPQQKATNGVREKE is encoded by the exons ATGAAGGCCACCCAAGCCCTCAATCCCTCTGTCATCACCTTCGACCACAAGAG GGATGCGTATGGGTTCGCTGTGAGACCTCAGCATGTACAAAGATACCGTGAATATGCTAATATCTACAAG gaagaggaggaagaaagaTCAGATAGGTGGAAGTCTTTCCTGGAAAGGCAAGCAGAGTCAGCTAAACTACCTGTAAATGGAttcatagaagaagaagataagaagACCATTCGTGCTGGAACTTTAGAGCCAGAAGCAGATGCCAGCTCAGAGAACATTGTTGAAGGAGATAAATTAGATGGCCAGAAGCTTAGCTCTGATTATTCGGCCGAAAATGGTGCCCGAAAGGAGGATGTACCTTCAGCTAAGGAGACAAAAACTCATAAGGTCCATATTTGGACTGAGATTAGACCATCCCTTCATGCCATTGAAGACATGATGAGCACTCGTATAAAGGGGAAATCCAATGTATCAAAAGATGAGCGAGGCAGTGGAACTGGAAAGCTGCTTTCTTCTACTATTGAAGAGACTAGATCCTCTAAAGGAGCATGTGAGGAAGATTCCGAGGATGAGTTTTATGATGCTGAGAGGTCTGATCCCAGTCAAGATGTGCCTCCAAGTGATACTGTCAGTGCTCCTGCTACTGGCGCTGCTACTAATGTGGTCCCTCCAGAATCTTTGTTTCCTTGCAAAGAAGAATTAGAAGTCCTTGTTCGGGGTGGAGTGCCTATGGCTCTTAGGGGAGAG CTTTGGCAAGCTTTTGTGGGTGTGAAGTCACGTCGTGTCAAGCAGTATTACCAGGATCTTCTAGCTCCAGAAAGTAATTCTGGCAATTACATGGAAAACTATAGCAAGCAGATAGACAGCAACAGTGAGGGATTAACTACAGATTCTGTATGTGTTTCAGAGAAATGGAAAGGGCAGATTGAGAAG GATTTGCCTCGAACATTTCCAGGCCATCCTGCTCTGGATTTGGATGGTCGAAATGCTTTGAGGCGTTTGCTTACAGCATATGCTAGACATAATCCCTCTGTTGGGTACTGTCAG GCCATGAATTTCTTTGCTGGCTTATTACTACTCTTGATGCCTGAAGAAAATGCTTTTTG GGCCTTGATGGGCATCATTGATGACTATTTTGATGGCTATTACTCAGAGGAAATGATAGAATCTCAG GTTGACCAACTTGTTTTTGAGGAGTTGGTGCGGGAGAGATTTCCAAAATTGG TCAATCATCTGGATTACCTGGGAGTGCAGGTGGCTTGGGTTACTGGACCGTGGTTCCTTTCCATTTTTATGAACATGCTTCCATGGGAAAGTg TTCTTCGAGTCTGGGATGTGCTTCTTTTCGAAGGAAATCGCGTCATGCTATTTAGGACAGCACTTGCTTTGATGGAGTTATATG GCCCTGCTCTAGTTACAACCAAGGATGCTGGAGATGCAGTTACTTTACTCCAATCACTGGCTGGCTCAACATTTGATAGCAGTCAACTTGTACTGACTGCTTGCATGGGTTACCAAAATGTAAATGAAACCCGATTACAAGACTTGAGAAGTAAACACCGACCAGCAGTAATATCTACACTCGAGGAAAGATCCAAGGGGCTTCAAGTTTGGAGGGATTCTAAGGCTTTGGCATCTAAACTGTATGGTTTTAAACATGATCCTAAATCAATGATAATAGAAGCCAATAAAACGGAACAATTGGATgatacaccaacaaatggtaaTTTATCTCGGTCAGATTCTGGGTCCACTAATGCAGATGAAATTGTCATTAGCCTGACTGGAGCTGTGGAGATTGATTCTGTCAAAGATCTTCAAGAGCAG GTGGTGTGGTTGAAGGTTGAATTGTGCAAGTTGCTGGAGGAGAAAAGATCAGCAGTACTCAG AGCTGACGAATTGGAGACAGCATTGATGGAAATGGTCAAGCTGGATAATCGGCGGCAATTGAGTGCCAGG GTTGAGCAGTTAGAGCAAGAGGTTTCTGAACTTCGCAGGGCCCTTGCTGATAAGCAGGAACAAGAAAGTGCTATGCTTCAG GTCTTAATGCGGGTAGAGCAAGAGCAAAGGGTAACAGAAGATGCTCGCAGGTTTGCTGAGCAAGATGCAGCAGCACAAAGATATGCTGCTCAAGTGCTTCAG GAAAAGTATGAAGAGGCCACTGCTTCAATTGCTGAAATGGAGAAGAGAGTGGTTATGGCAGAATCAATGTTGGAGGCTACCTTACAGTACCAATCTGGCCAACTTAAAGCACAACCCTCTCCGCG ATCTCCACATCCAGATTCTCCAACAGCACAAAGCAATCAAGAGTCTGTGCAAGATCTACCCGCAAGAAAGATTAGTTTGCTAGCTCGTCCATTTGGACTTGCCTGGCGAGACCGGAACAAG GGGAAACAAATTGACACCGAGGAGCCAGTTGATGGCATCAAATCTACAGATGAGGGAGAGAGTCCTACCCCGCAACAGAAAGCTACCAATGGTGTTCGAGAAAAAGAGTAA
- the LOC109013079 gene encoding TBC1 domain family member 8B isoform X1, with protein sequence MKATQALNPSVITFDHKRIGVNRDAYGFAVRPQHVQRYREYANIYKEEEEERSDRWKSFLERQAESAKLPVNGFIEEEDKKTIRAGTLEPEADASSENIVEGDKLDGQKLSSDYSAENGARKEDVPSAKETKTHKVHIWTEIRPSLHAIEDMMSTRIKGKSNVSKDERGSGTGKLLSSTIEETRSSKGACEEDSEDEFYDAERSDPSQDVPPSDTVSAPATGAATNVVPPESLFPCKEELEVLVRGGVPMALRGELWQAFVGVKSRRVKQYYQDLLAPESNSGNYMENYSKQIDSNSEGLTTDSVCVSEKWKGQIEKDLPRTFPGHPALDLDGRNALRRLLTAYARHNPSVGYCQAMNFFAGLLLLLMPEENAFWALMGIIDDYFDGYYSEEMIESQVDQLVFEELVRERFPKLVNHLDYLGVQVAWVTGPWFLSIFMNMLPWESVLRVWDVLLFEGNRVMLFRTALALMELYGPALVTTKDAGDAVTLLQSLAGSTFDSSQLVLTACMGYQNVNETRLQDLRSKHRPAVISTLEERSKGLQVWRDSKALASKLYGFKHDPKSMIIEANKTEQLDDTPTNGNLSRSDSGSTNADEIVISLTGAVEIDSVKDLQEQVVWLKVELCKLLEEKRSAVLRADELETALMEMVKLDNRRQLSARVEQLEQEVSELRRALADKQEQESAMLQVLMRVEQEQRVTEDARRFAEQDAAAQRYAAQVLQEKYEEATASIAEMEKRVVMAESMLEATLQYQSGQLKAQPSPRSPHPDSPTAQSNQESVQDLPARKISLLARPFGLAWRDRNKGKQIDTEEPVDGIKSTDEGESPTPQQKATNGVREKE encoded by the exons ATGAAGGCCACCCAAGCCCTCAATCCCTCTGTCATCACCTTCGACCACAAGAG GATTGGTGTGAACAGGGATGCGTATGGGTTCGCTGTGAGACCTCAGCATGTACAAAGATACCGTGAATATGCTAATATCTACAAG gaagaggaggaagaaagaTCAGATAGGTGGAAGTCTTTCCTGGAAAGGCAAGCAGAGTCAGCTAAACTACCTGTAAATGGAttcatagaagaagaagataagaagACCATTCGTGCTGGAACTTTAGAGCCAGAAGCAGATGCCAGCTCAGAGAACATTGTTGAAGGAGATAAATTAGATGGCCAGAAGCTTAGCTCTGATTATTCGGCCGAAAATGGTGCCCGAAAGGAGGATGTACCTTCAGCTAAGGAGACAAAAACTCATAAGGTCCATATTTGGACTGAGATTAGACCATCCCTTCATGCCATTGAAGACATGATGAGCACTCGTATAAAGGGGAAATCCAATGTATCAAAAGATGAGCGAGGCAGTGGAACTGGAAAGCTGCTTTCTTCTACTATTGAAGAGACTAGATCCTCTAAAGGAGCATGTGAGGAAGATTCCGAGGATGAGTTTTATGATGCTGAGAGGTCTGATCCCAGTCAAGATGTGCCTCCAAGTGATACTGTCAGTGCTCCTGCTACTGGCGCTGCTACTAATGTGGTCCCTCCAGAATCTTTGTTTCCTTGCAAAGAAGAATTAGAAGTCCTTGTTCGGGGTGGAGTGCCTATGGCTCTTAGGGGAGAG CTTTGGCAAGCTTTTGTGGGTGTGAAGTCACGTCGTGTCAAGCAGTATTACCAGGATCTTCTAGCTCCAGAAAGTAATTCTGGCAATTACATGGAAAACTATAGCAAGCAGATAGACAGCAACAGTGAGGGATTAACTACAGATTCTGTATGTGTTTCAGAGAAATGGAAAGGGCAGATTGAGAAG GATTTGCCTCGAACATTTCCAGGCCATCCTGCTCTGGATTTGGATGGTCGAAATGCTTTGAGGCGTTTGCTTACAGCATATGCTAGACATAATCCCTCTGTTGGGTACTGTCAG GCCATGAATTTCTTTGCTGGCTTATTACTACTCTTGATGCCTGAAGAAAATGCTTTTTG GGCCTTGATGGGCATCATTGATGACTATTTTGATGGCTATTACTCAGAGGAAATGATAGAATCTCAG GTTGACCAACTTGTTTTTGAGGAGTTGGTGCGGGAGAGATTTCCAAAATTGG TCAATCATCTGGATTACCTGGGAGTGCAGGTGGCTTGGGTTACTGGACCGTGGTTCCTTTCCATTTTTATGAACATGCTTCCATGGGAAAGTg TTCTTCGAGTCTGGGATGTGCTTCTTTTCGAAGGAAATCGCGTCATGCTATTTAGGACAGCACTTGCTTTGATGGAGTTATATG GCCCTGCTCTAGTTACAACCAAGGATGCTGGAGATGCAGTTACTTTACTCCAATCACTGGCTGGCTCAACATTTGATAGCAGTCAACTTGTACTGACTGCTTGCATGGGTTACCAAAATGTAAATGAAACCCGATTACAAGACTTGAGAAGTAAACACCGACCAGCAGTAATATCTACACTCGAGGAAAGATCCAAGGGGCTTCAAGTTTGGAGGGATTCTAAGGCTTTGGCATCTAAACTGTATGGTTTTAAACATGATCCTAAATCAATGATAATAGAAGCCAATAAAACGGAACAATTGGATgatacaccaacaaatggtaaTTTATCTCGGTCAGATTCTGGGTCCACTAATGCAGATGAAATTGTCATTAGCCTGACTGGAGCTGTGGAGATTGATTCTGTCAAAGATCTTCAAGAGCAG GTGGTGTGGTTGAAGGTTGAATTGTGCAAGTTGCTGGAGGAGAAAAGATCAGCAGTACTCAG AGCTGACGAATTGGAGACAGCATTGATGGAAATGGTCAAGCTGGATAATCGGCGGCAATTGAGTGCCAGG GTTGAGCAGTTAGAGCAAGAGGTTTCTGAACTTCGCAGGGCCCTTGCTGATAAGCAGGAACAAGAAAGTGCTATGCTTCAG GTCTTAATGCGGGTAGAGCAAGAGCAAAGGGTAACAGAAGATGCTCGCAGGTTTGCTGAGCAAGATGCAGCAGCACAAAGATATGCTGCTCAAGTGCTTCAG GAAAAGTATGAAGAGGCCACTGCTTCAATTGCTGAAATGGAGAAGAGAGTGGTTATGGCAGAATCAATGTTGGAGGCTACCTTACAGTACCAATCTGGCCAACTTAAAGCACAACCCTCTCCGCG ATCTCCACATCCAGATTCTCCAACAGCACAAAGCAATCAAGAGTCTGTGCAAGATCTACCCGCAAGAAAGATTAGTTTGCTAGCTCGTCCATTTGGACTTGCCTGGCGAGACCGGAACAAG GGGAAACAAATTGACACCGAGGAGCCAGTTGATGGCATCAAATCTACAGATGAGGGAGAGAGTCCTACCCCGCAACAGAAAGCTACCAATGGTGTTCGAGAAAAAGAGTAA